The nucleotide window TTCGCCAGCCCCAAAAAGTGAATATAACCAGAGCAGCAAGAATGATCCAGTCAATAATTCCCATTCTTTTCTCCGCTAAAAAAAGCTAACAGGGAGCAAAAGTCCCTGTTGCTGAAGTTTTGTGAATAAATTTGTTCCTTTGGCTTACAGGAACCTTACTTTAAATAGCGTTGCATCCGGCGCTGCATCTTCAAAATTTTACGCCGGGAAGTATTTTCTTCGCGTTTTTTTCTAACGCTGGGCTTTTCGTATGCCTGATTCTTTTTTATCTCTGAAAGAATAGCTGCCTTTTCGCATTTTTTCTTAAAGCGTTTTAATAAGATATCGAAGCTTTCATTTTCCTTCGCTACTACTGTAGGCAAATAAATCACCACCTTCTTTGTATAATTCAAGCCATTATTTTAGAATGGGTTTGGCTGTCAAGGAAGAATATTTGGCTCGACGCAGATTGGTTTTTTAGCCACCGAAGGCACCGAGTTTACCGAAGGCACGGAATTTAGATTGTGCAGATTTGTTTTTAGCCACCGAAAGCACCGAGGTTACCGAAGGCACCGAAGAAAGAACTTTGAACTTTGAACTAAGAACTTTGAACTTTGAACCCCTGCACTTTGAACTACGAACTTTGAACTTTGAACTAAGAACTTTGAACTTTGAACTTTGAACCCTATTGTCTATAATAATGTGCTATTTTCATTCATTAACCACTTTTAATTTGTTTATATTTTCTGACAAATAGCGATCACTCCAAAGGATATATTCCGTTTTCTTGTTTCGTAATGCATCAAGGTATTCTGATTTTACTTCTCGTTCTGTATCATTGATTATCGCCAAGCCAATAACTTTTTTACCAGATTGAAGTTCACGCATTGGTTGTATATCGCTCCAGGTAAACAAAAATTGGGGTAGGTTAAGCTTATTTACTGTATTAAATGTCTTTATCACAATCTCGGTTTTTTTGTAGGCAATTTGATAATCAAAAGTGAATTCAAGCCCTGTAGTTCCTTTGGAGATGAAATTAGGAGTGTAAATGAGATCAAGTTCTTTAAAATATGTTTGCACATCTTCTTTAAACACCGACGCTACTATCTGTTTTGAAAGGACATAAAGATCGTTTGTTTCTGAAATCGCTGAAAGTAGATTCAGTTTCTTTTGGGGGAAGTTCTTTTCATTTGCTTCAACGGTTAATTCACCTTCTCGGGATAATGTAACTCCATAATTTAGTAAGATATTCTCTAAAATGTCTTTCCGCTTAGGTGAACGGAATATAGATACACCGTGTAATTCCAGATTATGAATGGTTTCTCCGTCATCAGATAGGAGAATATTTCCTTTATCCTTTTTTGCATAAATTTCTATAGAATCATTGAATAAGCCCACAAAAGGAGTGGTTATTCTTGTCCAATTGGTAACCTTATCCAAATCCATTATGGTCTTTTGTCGGAGAAATTTGTAAAATTCATCCACTAATGATTCAATCGGATTCATTAGAATACCTCATCTTGATATGTAATAGTTAGGTTTGATTGAAGGTTAATTAACTTGGAAATAGACAGGATGGAATTTTTTATATCCTCATTTGAATTAATTTTCTTAACCGGAAAATCATCATCTGAGAGAGGGATAGCCCAATCTAAACCATAGGTCTGCACAAAATAATGGATATGAGGAATATCCGCTTCGAAAATTTGACCTGAATATTGCAGAAAGCGATTGGGGACATAATCATTTGCTATTTCTGGGTTTTTATGCGTTCCACTATAATCAATGCGCAATAAGGGTAACTGGCCATCAGTATTCTGAAAATGTAAAGTCAGCTTTAAAAGGAATTTTTTACTACGCTTTATTTCCAAGAAAAACTCATATTCGGCATCAGGTATGGAGACCATATTAATGCGTTCTTTGATCTTAGCAAGGTTAAATGCGTAATCATCAAATAGTTCCTTTCCCTCAAATATCTTTTTCTCTATTGCCATCAATTGATCGGCAAAGTCCTTTGTAATCATTGTGTTATAATTCCTCTCTCTCTTTCCAGCTATTATGTATCCAAGGCATAATCACATCCAATTCCATTAAATCTATAAGTTATGCTATGTCAATAGATTTTCTAAAAAACCAGAATAGACCTTTAGCGGGTTATATGAAATTGTTTTTAGCCACCGAAGGCACCGAGGTTACCGAAGGCACGGAATTTAGATTGTGCAGATTTAATTTTAGCCACCGAAGGCACCGAGGTTACCGAAGGCACCGAAGAAATAACTAAGAACTTTGAACTTTGAACTTTGAACTTTGAACTTTGAACCCCTGCACTTTGAACTACGAACTTTGCACTCCTATTCCCTGATCTTGCGGATAAATTTTGGCATTATAGGCATCAAAAAGTGCACGCACAAAGTTAGATGCCTCGGTAAATGCTTCAATCGGATCTTTTCCCAGAGCCAAAGAACAAGTAAAAAAGGTGGAAAACACACAACCCGTTCCGTGCGTATATTTCCATTTACGACGCGGAAAATGGAAAATAGTTACTTCCTTTTTTTTTATCATAGCTTCTTGAATATTATCTGTTTTGCCGTGCCCTCCAGTAAGCAAAACAGTTACTCCAGTTTTTTGGCTAAGTTCTTTTCCTACCTCAATCGCCGTCTCAAAATCAGTTGTATCTTTTCCTGTTAACAAGGATAGTTCAGGCAAATTAGGAGTGATAAAATCAACCAGATTCAGCAGTTGCAGAAATTCAGGCAGGGCTGATTCAGTCAAAAATGCCTTCCCTTTGGTTGGAGCAAAAACCGGATCCACAATAATTTTACGCTTTGGTTTTCGGGACAGAGTGTTTGCCAGAAGATTAACCTGTTCAACGCTGCATAAAGCACCTATTTTGCAATATTGAACTTTATCAGAAAGCGCTATTTTGCGAATACCGGCTTCAAAGTTCTGGATATTTAAGGGAATGATTTCTTCCACTCCTTTTTCGCTTTGAATGGTTAATCCGCTACAACAAAAAACAGGAGCAAACCCCAAGCCCAAAGTCATTATATAGTCCAGTTCCAAACCCGTATGGAAGGTAGGATCTCTGGGTTCAATAAATGCCAGATTGGTTCGTAATTGCATTGTTTATGACTGCTTATCCGTTTTTATGGCACATAGTTTTCCGCACATACTGCATTGATCTTGAACCTCACTGGAGGTCTCGCTTTTGCGTTTTCTTGCCAACTCGGGATCAATGCTATAACGGAATATGGTTTCCCAATCCATTTCCCTTCTGGCTTTGGCGATAATATCATCAATTTCTCTGGCGTTAGCATTTCCTTTGGCAATATCTGCAATATGGGCTGCCAGGCGAGAAGCGATAATGCCCTGTTGAACATCTTCCAGATTGGGCAGACAAAGATGCTCGGAGGGGGTCACATAACATAAAAAATCGGCTCCCAAGGAGGCAGCCATGGCACCTCCAATGGCTCCTGTGATATGATCATAACCACAAGCAAAATCAGTTGGCAGAGGACCCAACACATAAAAAGGAGCTGCATCGCATAATTTCTTTTCCAGCAAAACATTAGCTTCAATTTCCGGAAGCGGTATATGCCCCGGTCCTTCCACCATAACTTGCACTCCTTTTAGGCGGGCTCTTTTAACCAGTTCGCTCAGCACAAGCAATTCAGATATTTGGGTGCAATCGGTGGCATCACCAATTGCTCCGGGTCTGAAGCCATCTCCCAAACTTAAAGTTACATCGTGTTTCAGGCAAATGTTTAGCAGGCGATCAAACTGTTCATAAAGCGGATTTTCTTTTCCTGTATGTAGCATCCAGCGTTTCAACAAAGCACCTCCTCGGCTTACAATTCCCGTTAACCGATTTTCTTTTTGATGTGCCTGAAGTGACCATTGGTTAATACCTGCGTGCACGGTCATAAAATCCACTCCCTGTTCTGCCTGTTTTTCTATTTCGGCAAAGAGCATTTCGGGTTCAAAAGCAGTGATATCTTTATCAGTTCTTTGTAATTCTGTAGCTACGGCATAAAGAGGTACCGTTCCCAAAATCAGGTCTGTTGCTTCCAACATTTTTATGCGGATATTATCTAAATTGCCACCCGTGGAAAGGTCCAT belongs to Candidatus Cloacimonas sp. and includes:
- a CDS encoding DUF1828 domain-containing protein, which codes for MNPIESLVDEFYKFLRQKTIMDLDKVTNWTRITTPFVGLFNDSIEIYAKKDKGNILLSDDGETIHNLELHGVSIFRSPKRKDILENILLNYGVTLSREGELTVEANEKNFPQKKLNLLSAISETNDLYVLSKQIVASVFKEDVQTYFKELDLIYTPNFISKGTTGLEFTFDYQIAYKKTEIVIKTFNTVNKLNLPQFLFTWSDIQPMRELQSGKKVIGLAIINDTEREVKSEYLDALRNKKTEYILWSDRYLSENINKLKVVNE
- the rpsU gene encoding 30S ribosomal protein S21; this translates as MPTVVAKENESFDILLKRFKKKCEKAAILSEIKKNQAYEKPSVRKKREENTSRRKILKMQRRMQRYLK
- the thiC gene encoding phosphomethylpyrimidine synthase ThiC, which encodes MTQLQQATKGIATSEILTAAKEEHIEADILMQLIKEGKVVIPHNQNRKAIPTAIGSKMTTKINANIGTSELCCEPDTELAKLQLCKKYQAHSVMDLSTGGNLDNIRIKMLEATDLILGTVPLYAVATELQRTDKDITAFEPEMLFAEIEKQAEQGVDFMTVHAGINQWSLQAHQKENRLTGIVSRGGALLKRWMLHTGKENPLYEQFDRLLNICLKHDVTLSLGDGFRPGAIGDATDCTQISELLVLSELVKRARLKGVQVMVEGPGHIPLPEIEANVLLEKKLCDAAPFYVLGPLPTDFACGYDHITGAIGGAMAASLGADFLCYVTPSEHLCLPNLEDVQQGIIASRLAAHIADIAKGNANAREIDDIIAKARREMDWETIFRYSIDPELARKRKSETSSEVQDQCSMCGKLCAIKTDKQS
- a CDS encoding PfkB family carbohydrate kinase codes for the protein MQLRTNLAFIEPRDPTFHTGLELDYIMTLGLGFAPVFCCSGLTIQSEKGVEEIIPLNIQNFEAGIRKIALSDKVQYCKIGALCSVEQVNLLANTLSRKPKRKIIVDPVFAPTKGKAFLTESALPEFLQLLNLVDFITPNLPELSLLTGKDTTDFETAIEVGKELSQKTGVTVLLTGGHGKTDNIQEAMIKKKEVTIFHFPRRKWKYTHGTGCVFSTFFTCSLALGKDPIEAFTEASNFVRALFDAYNAKIYPQDQGIGVQSS